The sequence CGCGACAGACTTTTGTTTATCATTGTAGACGTATCCGGTGAGCGTTACCAGGCCATGATAGTAGCTTATACATATGCCGCAGCCAGGTTCGCTTATCAGCCCAGCAAGACGTGATCTGATCGTAGCAAGAACGACTCCGTCGTTAATTATAGGGCACGCAACTGTCGCTACGCCGCCGACAGGGCAGGGGTTGTCCGTGTTCTGAGCGTATATCGGCGCAACAAACATAAGCGTGATTGCCGGTATCAACAATAACTTAAGCATTGTCCTTCACTTCCTTCAGAGGCAGGGGCCTCTATAGAGATTTTACCCTCATCACCATTGATTGGGTAATTATCTAAGATTGCGAGAACATTTTCATTTATAATGCGTCTTATAATATTGAACGCGTGTGAGGTGTGATGTAGATGAGCATGTTCAAAAAAATTATTATAGTAGCTGCCGTGCTGGCAATTGCTGCAAGCGCCGCCTGTGCGGAGAGCGTGCAGAGCAAAAGTGCTTTAAGCAATCAGGATGCAGAGAAAGCCGAAACATCTGTATGCGATCTGATAGCCGACGCGGTGCGCGCAGAGCTGAACACTGATATCGCATTTGTCGCTGCAAGTGAAGCCAAGGCTAAAGATAAACCTTTTGATGCCGGACAGATATATTCATCCGATATCAATGCGCTTGTTTCATATCCCGATGATCCTCTAGCCGAGGTTTTGCTCACAGGTAAAGCCGTTCGCCAGGCTCTGGAGAAGTCTGTATCAATATATCCTCAGCCGAACCTTGGATTCCTGCAAATCTCCGGGCTTGAGTTCACTTTTGATGCGTCCAAGAATGTGGGTGAACGTGTGACGTCCGTAAGTGTAGGCGGCGCGCCTCTTATCGATTCGCGAACATACACGGTGGCCTTGACCAATTCCATGGCCAACGGAGCCCTGGGTTACTGGAAAATCTGGTCAGCCGAAGATGTAAAGTATCGTCATTCCGATAAGAGCATAACCAAAGCGGTTGAGGACTTCATGACAGCCAACAAAACTATAGACTACAGCACCCTGGGCAGGATCAAAGCCGCTAAGTAATGGAGCATATAAACTGAGACGATCGGTACCATTCAGAGTTATTGTCAGTTGCATGTTGATGTGCGCCGCACTCACAGCAGTTATCGGCTGCCGACCGGGAGGCACATCTGCGAGCGTCCCCACGTTTGATGAAAACCGCGCTTTCTCTCTTCTCACGAAGCAGGTAGAGTTTGGCCCGAGGTATCCGGGAACCGATGGTCATAAAGCTGCCGCCGAGTTTATCCAGGCTCAACTGAAACCATACGCCGATGGTGTCAAGGTCCAAGAGTTTTCGAAGACCGTGCGCGGCAAGTATCTGGAGATGCAAAATATTGTCGCGCACTTCAACCCCGATGCCAAGAAACATATTCTGTTGTCTGCCCACTGGGACTCCCGCCCGACTGCGGATATGGAGATCGATCCAGAAAAAAAGAAACAGCCTATCCCCGGCGCGAATGACGGCGGCTCAGGCGTTGCTGTGCTTCTGGAACTTGCACGGATGTTTGCAAAGCAAAAACCGGATGTAGGTGTGGTGATGGTCTTCTTTGACGGTGAAGACTATGGCCCCGGTGAGCCTGAGATGTTTTTGGGATCGAAGTATTTCGCCAAGAACCTTGCAGACGGGAGTTCGTACAACGGCAAGCTCATCAAGATAGATTACGGCATCTTATTGGATATGGTCGGCGATAAGGATCTGCAAATACCAAAGGAGCAGAAGTCCGTGAGCGCCGCGTCGGATGTTGTCGAGAAAGTCTGGAGCATGGCAGATAAGCTCGGTTACCGTGATGTATTTACTCCTGGAGTTGGCATGAGTATTGAAGACGATCACCTTCCACTTATTGATGCAGGTGTAAAGTGCATAGACGTCATAGATTTCAACTATGGCCCCTGGCACACACTCGATGATACGCCCGACAAATGCTCACCCAAGTCTCTCAAGACAGTGGGTGAGGTGATCGCAAACGTGGTCTACGCGGAGAAAGTGGAAAGAAACTGATCTCGGACTTTCCACTTTCCACTCTTCAGCTTTCCACTACTAAGGCAGCACAGCAATGGCCTCTATCTCGACTTTTGCCCCACGCGGCAGAGCAGCTACCTGCACAGTCGAGCGAGCCGGCGCATCAGATTGCATATATGACGCGTATACGTCGTTTACGCGGCTAAAGTCGCTGATATCCATAAGGAAGATAGTCGTCTTCACCACATCCTCGAATGTCATTCCTTGAGACGCTAATATGCCCTTGAGGTTTTCCATTACCTGTTTTGTCTGTGTTACCGCATCTACCGCGTCCATCTGCCCTGTCGCCGGATTGATCGGGATTTGGCCGGATATGAAAAGGAACCCGTTTGCTTTTATAGCCTGGCTATATGGTCCAATAGCCGCTGGCGCATTAGTTGTTTCGACTTTCACTCGCATAATAGTCTCCAATAATCAATATCAAATATAAAATACTAAATCAGTAGCGGCATTGTTTGCAGGCGTCGGCGAAGGCCTTCAGGTTGGCCGGGTCGCCGAAGAAAAAGTGGTCCGATGGCGATATAATATAGCCTGCATGGTCCTTTGTGGCTTCAAAGCACTCAAAGACCAGCTTGCGCGCAGCTTCCGGCGTGCCCTTCTCGAAGCCTGCATTTTGATCGAACCCGCCTATGAAGAAGAGTTTGTCTCCTACTCGACGCGACGCTTCGGCAAGATCGCAGTCGCCTCCCATCGAAGGCGGCGTCATTGTTTCAAGGCCATCCGCGCCGTTTTCAACAACCATATCCAGCATCTTCATCAGCCCGCCGCACAGGTGGTATACGACTTTCAGACCGACTTTATGAAAAGCCTCGGCCTGCTGTTTATCGTAGGGCAGGCAAAACTCTTTGAACATCGTAGGGCTGATAACAGTGTTGGAACCCGCGCCTCCGCCCGTCTCTACCATATCCGCCGGTATGCCTTTCCACATTTCAGTCACACGCAGCGTTTTCTTCAGGATTTCGTCGAGCACGTAGTGCAAGTAATCGGGCTTATCCATCGCCATCATAATGGCCTCTTCGGTGCCGATCATAGTGCAAAAGCTCTGCCATGGGCTGCCCTGGCCGGGGCTGAATGGGCTGACTCTAATTATTCCGCGGTCGCCGAGTTTTTCTCTGGCTTCACGTAGATACGTGAAATCAGCCGAGATAGGCACGCAGTAATGCTTGTTCCATATCTCGAAGTCGGCCTCGGTCTTGATTAACGGCTCGGTCTCCCAGCCGGTAAACACATTGTTTGCGCCCTTGTGATGCAGTGTGCCGCTGGGAGTGGTTATTGTTTCTTCCCACAGACGGTCTCCGCGATCATCCGTGCCGAGATCAATATGATTCTTCTGCCAGCCCGCGCAGTCTTTCTCATCGTATTTATAGGCAGGCCCGCCGTAAATGGCAAAGTCCATGTCGAACATTTCGTATGCCTGATACCAGTCGATACCACCCAGATAATGATCCAGGTAATATTGCATCCAGCCGTGTACCTGGCACGGCAGACGGTCGGGTCGCCCGTTTTCCAGGGCAATCATCATGCGCTCTCTTGAAGTCATCATTTTGCTTTGCGTTCGGGAAAGATCCCGCCCTTAACCTCACTGCTGTACTCGGTGAAAGCCTTCAGCATAACCTGCCACACATCTGCGTATTGCTTGACGAACGACGGCTTGAACTTGTCGAACATGCCCAGCAAATCGTGTGTCACCAGCACCTGGCCATCGCAGTATGGACCTGATCCGATCCCGATAGTTGGAATCGAAAGGCTTTCAGTCACTTCCTTCGCCAAGCCGTCCGGTATTGCCTCCAAAACAATTGCGCAAACACCGGCATCCTGCAAAATAAGCGCGTCCTTTTTTATCTTCTGAGCGCCTTCGGCATCCTTACCGACTTTCCTCAACCCGCCTATCTGGTGAACGGACTGCGGAGTAAGTCCCAGGTGGCCTACAACCGGTATACCGGCGTTTATGATTTTGCGAATTGTGGAAGCCATATGCTCTCCACCTTCGAGCTTGACCACCTCTGCGTTGCCTTCGCTCACCAGGCGTCCGGCATTCCTGACGGCATCTTCCTCGCTGATCTGATATGATAAGAAAGGCATATCGCATACCAGCAGAGCGCGTCTGACTCCTCGCGATACGGCCGCCGAGTGTCGGATCATATCCTCCATGGTGACTTTCAGCTCACTGTCATAACCGAGCACCACACGTCCAAGGCTGTCACCGACCAGCGCTACGTCTACATCCGCCTCATCAAGAATCTTGCCCATGGGGTAGTCATATGCCGTAAGCACAGATATTTTCTCCCCGGCTGCTTTCATCTTAGCCAGCACGGGAGCCGTTACTTTTTTCTTTTCCATTTCTATTAACCTCTATAATAAAGCACAAACACCTCGCATACCGTCATTGGCGAACGAAGTGAGTAATCTGCTGTTATCCGCTCAACGGTCTGAACGAAGCCCCGATATACCACCCAATCAGCATCGAAAAGAATGATACGTTTCCTCCAAATAGCAGCACCTGCTTTATAGCATCAGGTCTATATGTCAGGCTTGAAAGGAGCACGACTCCAACCACGCATGTGAACGTGATCAGTACCGATTTGGAGATACTCCACTGGACCAGGCTTGCTACTATATAGAATATGGCGGCTCCCAGGAAAAAGAAACCTGATCCCAAAAGCAGTATTAGCCCTGTCGGGATTACTGCCCAGTTGCCGCCGGACGCGTCGAATACCAGCTCTTCGTCGGGGTTTTTGACCAGTCCATTGATCGAGATCAGTATTCCGATCACCATGGAGCTTGCAGCCATCAGCACCACCAGGTTCCAACTCCACAGGCTGATATACGGGATATATTCTCTCAGCCACTTTACAGGCTCTCCCGGCGATATGTGAATCGCTACAATCAAAAAGACTGCGATAGCCCACCAGATCATATTGAGCGCCGCCAGCCTGGTCTGAGATGCCGATTTTCCCGTTACGGTTGTAGTGTGCGCTACCTGTTTGCCTACCAGGTCCATCAGTTTTTTTTCGGCCACACGGTCGGAAGGGTTATACTGAATCGCATAGCTGTAAGACCTGACGGCGTTAGTCAAGCGTCCCTGGGCTTTATATATGTCACCCATAACGACGTGAGCGCGGGCATTGTGCGGATCAAGCTTAAGCGCCTGTTTGCAGTGATTAGCTGCCTCATGAAAGCGCCTCTGCACATACGCAAACTGCGCGTCTTTAATGTGACCTGCAACCTCTGAGGTGTATCGGGGTCTGCCGGTTTCGGGATTTCCGCTGCGCTCAAATCCCGGACCACCAGCAGGTTTCGTGGTCTGAGAGTTGAGTTTTGCATCGTAATCCTGGCGAGCCGCAGGATCGGTTAAAGTATCGTAGGCTTCCTGGATCTGAATGAAGAGTCTGTGAGCCAACTGCTTATCTTCGGCCACGTCAGGATGATACTTGCGCACAAGCTGCTTGTGGCGCCGCTTGATCTGAGCCTCCGTGGCATCGTGCGGCAGTCCGAGGATTTCGTAATAGTTGCGCGTGGTCTTCATCAGAATCCCGATTCCATTGTCTGGTGGACATATTGTGTGTATCCACCAGATACCTGAACATATGTAAAGAACCCGGCCACCAGCATCATCAGCACGAAAAGCACAACAGGAAGCTTTCGCAGTGTTGTTTTTGTCTCATCATCCATATATTCCGCAACTTTTTGGAGTGTGTCATCATAACTGCCTGTTTTCTCACCGATATCGAGCATATCGACGACTACAGGCAGCAGCATCCCCGTCTCTTGCAGCGATTTGGCAAGGGACTGGCCATTATTCAGAGCGGGAATAACTTTTTTTACCCTGCCGCCTATGGCAACATTAGCGCACGCATCCGCGGATATCGATACGGCTTGCGCAATGGGTACACCAGATGAGTATAGCAGCGCAAGTGTTTTTGAAAAGCGCGACATTGCAATTTTCCGAGCCATCGTTCCCAGTATCGGAGGTTGGATTTTCACAATATCCCATGCATACCGCACTGGCTTATATTGAAAGAGAAACCTACACACAATCAATGCGATCAAGATGGGGATGCCTATCATCCGAAACTGTGCCCACACTATGTGTGCTGCAGCCTGAGCGCTGTCCACCACAAGTGCGATCAGAGCAGGTTCAAAGAAGATCAGCAGCAAGACCAGGACGGGGTAGAACGTGGCGGTGATAATCCTGCGCCTTACGGTGATCTCGAATTCAAGGTGAGACGCAATTCTATCCGCCATTGGTTCAAGCAGACCACTTTGTTCGCCTGCGCGTATTAGAGCGATGTCTAGTGGTGCGAAAACGTGTGCATGTCTGCTCATCTCTTCAGATAATGGTCCGCCGTTTTGAACTCGCGCTTGCATCATTCTTGCAATGCGTCCAAGCGGACCTCGAGCGCGTTGTCCAATTCCACGGAGAGATTCGGAGAGCGACATGCCGGCGGCAAGCGTAGTTGTAAGCTGCCTGTAGAAAAACAAGAGGCTGCGAAGGCTGATGCCAGTCCAGAACGGATATACGAGATAATGTAGGAAGACATTACCGGATGGGCCTTCACTGGATGCACTGCGAGACGATTTAGCAGGTCGAATTTCCATCGGGAACCCGCCTGCCTCGCGTATCATTGCAGCAGCCTGATGCTCATCGTCGGCTTCAAGTGTGCCTGTCCGGGTGTTACCGGCTCTGTCTTTAACTTTGTAACTGTATATGGCCAATTGTATACCCTAGAAATTCAGCATCGGCAGCAGATAATCTCGATAACCTGATGCCATAAAGTAGACCGCAAGCACCGTCAGCGCGCCTTGAAGTATCATCAATAATGTGATCGACCATGCTTTGCCGATTGTTTTCTGCGCGGCTGCTCTGTCTGTGTAGAACTCCGATATCTTTGCCATTGCCTCAGGCAGTCTTCCACTCTTCTCACCAGCGGACACCATACCCAGGTCGTCGAGATCAAAGACTCCCGAGTGTTCCAGCAGCGCAACAACGCCCGAGTTTGGTGGAGCCGTGCGTCGAGCCAGCTTCAGTTTCCTGGCCATCTCACTGTTTCTCGGAGTGAGACTCGCTGCATCCCAGGCTGTATCCGAGCTGATTCCCGCCGACATCAGCGAGTCCATCATGTGGAAAAACCGGGAGATTGCTGCGAACCTGTGGACTTTCCCCCAAATCGGCATTTTTATAAGCATCGTATCCAGCGCTAGCCGCACAACAGGGACGCGCTTAATGTATCCCCATACTTCCCACCATACAAGCAGGGCTATAATTACCGGCATGGCGACTCGAAATCCTTGCGCGAAGTATTTTTCAACTGCAGGAAGGCCTTTACCCGCCACTGCAGTCAGCATAGTGTTAAGATTGAGAAATGGGGCTTGTATGATAAATAGGATGAACGTGAGTTTTGTGATAAACCATCCAATTCTGCCGTATCTGGTGTCGGATGCCTCACGCTCGAAATCTGCCGCGACTTCTTCCAATGCAATGTCCAGCTTTCCTGCAAGCTCTCCGCACCATATAGATGCCACCGCATGCACTGGGAATAATCTTGAATACTCCGCCATTGCGCCTGAAAGCTTCTTGCCCGAGCGAATGCTCTCTTGAATCACCGGCAGCACGGATCGTATCTTGCGGTTGGACACCCTGATGTCCGTTGCGGACTGAAACAAAGGTCTTCCCGACTTGACCAGTGTGGCAAGCTGCCTGAAAAACATTGCAAGCGCTGCCGCCGAGGCGCATGACTTCACCGATATAGGCACGCTCTCATTCTGAGGCAATACTCTGCCAATAACCGAGCGCGCCGCAACCTGAGCGCCGGTCCGGGCTGAAGCTTGTGCCCCGGATGGCGGATACACTGCTCTGGCTGAGTATCCCATTCGGGCCAGCTTTTGGGCGACCTGCTGCTCATCGTGAGCGTCCATTGCGCCGCGAACAATTTTACCGCTATTATCAACTGCTTCGTATCTAAATAAACCCATCTTTTGATTTAGTAGTTAGTATTTAATATTGATTATTTTTGTGTAACGTTCGGACGCGATATCTGATCGCGTCCGAAACAGAAATTCCGCACATTAATTCAGCGGAATGATTTCTATTATTCCCGCACGGTCAATATTATTGGCCGCTTCGCGCGCTGAAATGCTGCCCGGCAGTTCCATGTCGGGCGCTACCTCAGCAAGCGGGACCAGCACGAACGCCCTTTCCATCATCCTGGGGTGGGGGATTGAAAGCCGCTCCTCATCTATATTGACGCCCTCATAGAGCAAAATATCCATGTCTATGACTCTCGGACCCCACCTTATTGTTCTCTTGCGGCCCATTTCATCTTCTATCTTATTGCAAATGTCCAGTAACTCATAGGGATCGAGAGTAGTTTCCACTCTGATGACTGCATTTGCGAAGTCGGGCTGATCTATTACTCCGACCGGTTTTGTGATATAGATAGATGAAACGGCTGATACTGTGCATCCTTCATGCGCATCGACCATCGCGATGGCTTTATGCACATTCGCGATGTTATCTTCCAGGTTCGCTCCCAGCCCAAGATATGCACTCTTTGTAATCATCGGCACAATTATACTTCTTGGAACCTATAGTGTAAAATAGTAGAAGCATTCGGCATCGCATTTCGTCATTCCGAGATCGTCCGGGGAATCTTTCCCGTGCGCATATGTGCCGGATTCTATCCGGTGGACTACAATGCGATGATATGACCCGGCAATGGAGTCCCGATCAAGGAGACAATTTGATGAGATCAATAGACAGATACGAACTAGCCAATGGCGCCTCATGCGCTATTTGTCCCGATTGGGGCTGCAACCTATTCTCATGGATAGTCGATGGCGTCGAATTAATGTATTGCCCCCAAGACTACCCTGAGGCTGCCTGGAAGATAACAGGCGGAGGCACGCCAATTCTGTTTCCGTCGGTCGGGCGCACATGGGACTTTTCCACCGGCACGCCCGTTCAGGGGATATACAGGGTTTACCCGTCAGATAAGACCTGGTTCATGCCCAGCCATGGCATCCTGTATAACTGCAGCTTCAAAAAACTCGATGAAGTCCGTGAGTCCGATAAGATAACAGTCACATACGGTCTTGAAGTGCCGGATAAGGTCAAGCTGGACAACTATCCTTTCGATATAGATTTTACGCAGCGCTTTACACTTACCGCCGATACTGTTGCGCTTGAGGCGATAATCACCAACAACGGCGACAAGCCCGCGCCCGCTGCTTTTGGCTATCATCCGTACTTCAGAATATCGAACCCTCAGCGCGAGGGTGTCAAGGTCAGCCTGCCGATTACGAAATTCCTTGAAACAACCGAGGACACGGTTTTACTCACGGGTAAGAGCAAGGATGCAAGCGGCGATATCGATCTGCAGCCGGATGTATATTACGACCATACATTCACCGGTGCGACCGGCACTCGCATGTCCCTGATAGATGCCAAGGCTGGCCATACGATCCATGTGGATTACGATGAGAAGTTTGAGCTGTTTTTAGTGTATACACCCGACGGTTCTGATTTCGTCTGTATAGAACCGTGGACAAAGGGTCTCGGCGCATACATGAACCTCAAGGACCCCGGCTGGGAGAGCGGCGAGTCGATACCGGTCATACAGCCTGGCGCGAGTGTCAGCTATATGGCAACTTTCAGCGTAACCAAGTAGTATAAGCTCCCTCACCTGGGTGTAGACAGTGTGAGGGAGCGCAAAAATCTGCCGATTATACAAATGTTTTGCCGTCGCTTTGTCGATACATGTCTTGAAGCAGTATTCAAAAGGAGTCAAGACAATGAGCGTAAACGGTATAAACGGCAATTTACTATCCAGTTTGTATAAATACAACACCTCGGAGTCGGAAGCAACCACTTCAACAAGCACAAATCCGGGTTCAATACTTGATACCGATACTTCGAGCACAGACTCGGCGGACTCGATAATCCTTTCGTCTCAGAGTCAGATATATTGCAGGCTTCAGAAACTGCAGCAGTCCGATCCGGATGAGTTCAAAAAAGTCTGTTCTAATATAGCTAAAAACCTGAATATGGCTGCGCAGAATGCGGGCGGTTCAGGCGCCGCGACGCTTGCAGTCAAGTTCTCGGCTGCAGCCGAAAGCGGCAAAATGTCCGACCTTACAGCATCTACGACCGCCACAACACACAGCGCTACTTCAAACAGCACTTCAGCAATTAGCAAATCCCTGGTTAAGTATTACATGCAGCTTGCAGCCGGCCATGCGAATAATGACGATATTAACAGCGTGATTACTCAACTGCTGGACAAGATGGGCATATCGTAGCAATCTAATTGTTTTGTCGGCCCTCTATCGCGCAAAGTAGGACTGCGGCAGCAATGCCTATACGTCTGTCAAGCAAATTATTGATATCCGGCGAAAAGTCCAAGTCCAGCTTGAGCACGAATGGGTCGAAGTGCTGACTGAACCTAAACACCGGCATGCTGTGTATGGTGCCGTCAAACCTCTGCGGGATCAGGTTAGTGAGGAATCTGCGCAGCAGAGCCATCATCAGGCTGTCTTCTCTTATATAGCCGACTTCCTGGTCGAGTGAGTCGAGTATGATCCACTCGTCCTTGATGATTGACTTGATTCCTTTGCGCCTGAGCGCGCCAACCTTCTCCTGCGTCCTCGGATCGAATACATCATAAGTAGCTGATATATCCAGGATGTTCCTCGCGGTAATCGTGAGCACTTCTTCGGTTTTTGCCTCGTTTGAGTAGAGCCTTATGTCTTCTCTGAGCCTGAAAGCCTTCATGTCGGCAAAGAATGCCAGGTTGCCGTATGGGTCATAAATTCGAAACGCGCCGCCGAAGAGTTTGAGGAACTGCTTTCTTACCAGATATCTAGCGTGTGAAAATGGGTTCTCGAACATCTTTGCCTCCGCCCAGGTTTTATATGTCATAAATTCATCTTGACTATGCTGATTTCCTGCAGGAGTTTGCCTGTCCTGAAGATAAGCATATTCAGGCAAGTATGAAAGGAACATGATTTATGATACTGGATAGACTGGAAAATGCAAAACGATATGAGAGTCTGCATCCCGCTTTCGGCAAGGCATTCGAGTTTTTAGGTAATCTCTCTGAGAAAACCGAGTCGGGAAGATACGAGATAGACGGCGATAAGCTCTATGTGAACGTGATGAAAGCCGAGTGCCATGACAGCTCATCCGCCAAACTTGAGGCTCACAAGAAGTATATCGACATACAGTATGAGATCGACGGCAATGAGACTATGGGCTGGCGCGATGTAAAGACGTGCAAATCAGTAGTCGAGCCGTATAACGAGAGCGGCGACTATGCTCTCTTCTCAGACTCGCCGGATACATGGTTTGCCGTTTCATCGGGTGTGTTTGTTATCTTCTTCCCGGATGATGCGCACGCTCCTCAGGTGGGCGAGGGCAAGGTCAAAAAAGCCGTTGTCAAAGTTGCGCTTTAGCTGCAACCAACACAACAAATACTCACGCCTAATGCGGATTACAAATTGCGGTTCTGGTCCCCCTTTGTGTGGTTATAGCCGCGGTTTTAACCGCCCGGCGACTGAAGTCACGGTTACAAAAACACGAAGTCGGCCTACGCCGACTGGAGAATGGCGCTATTTACGCTCAATCTAATCCGCATTACGCGTAAATACTAAATATCAAATCTGCAATATAAAATACAATATCCCTCCGGGTATCTTACCTGGAGGGATATTGTCGTTATTGCTTCTCAGCCGCGGCCGCGGCGCACTTATTCCCGGCTCGAAAACAGCCTTTTTATGTTATCCCAGAAACTATGCAGTCCACCGGATTTAGGCAGTGTGCTCGGTAGAACCTCTTCTTCAAAGAGCGAGCTGTCTATGCTGCCGTATTCCGTCTGCAATGACTGCATGGCGTCTCTGACCGATTCATTATCCGTATGGAATCGTCCGGTCCAACCACAGACGAAGCACTCTTGGTTTTTCACCGGGTTGAGCGCGCCACAGAGGTCGCAGACTTTGAAGTCCCTCTCGGTGTATCCGCCGAGGCTGTCGGAACCTCTCTCATACCACTCCATGATATCAACCTTCTTTGCGCGCTGTTTTGTGCCATTCCATGGATATTTTCCCCGTGGTCAAGCCGTTATCAAACCCTGCGCAAGTTAGCAATTGATACCACGAGCTTTTTTATTCCCTGACCCTCGAACGCGACCGTGACTACCTCGCTGTCTCCACTTCCTGTGGAGTTGAGTACGATTCCTGTGCCAAACTGATCGTGCTCAACTTTTGTCGCAGGTTTATAGGTAGCCGGTCCGCTGGAACGAGTCGGCTTGAACTCCGATCTCCAGCTTGTGTTGGTGGATTTGCGCTTGCTCGATGGCGATTCGGCAAAAAGTTCTTCCGGTATTTCGGATATAAACCGCGAAATGTCCGAGCGCTGAATCTGACCCATAATCATTCTCTGATGAGCAAAGCTGAACTTGAGTTCTTCACGAGCGCGCGTCATACCCACGTAACAGAGCCGCCGCTCCTCTTCAAGCTCCTCGCGGTCATCAGCGGATCGTCTGTGCGGAAAAATTCCTTCTTCCATTCCGGCCATAAACACCACCGGGAACTCCAACCCCTTCGCCGCGTGCAGAGTCATCATCGTGATCGCCTTGCCGGATTCGTCATAGGTGTCGATATCTGAAATGAGGGCGACATTCTCCAAAAACGTCCGCAGGCTGGAGTCTTCATTATTGATCTCGAACTGCTCGGTAACGGACAAAAGTTCCTCGACGTTCTCGATGCGCGACTGATTCTCCATGCTATGCTCGGCCTTAAGAGCTTCGATATAGCCCGACAGCAGCAGTATCTCCTCCGTGAGCCGCCGCACCGGCACGGTATCTACCATCTCATGCAGGTGATGAACCATCTCGCCGAACTTGGCTATAGCTACGCGAGCTTTCTTGGTGATATCAGTGGCCTCTTCGGCGCGTCTTATGGCTTCGTAGAGTGTTATCTGCTCGTTTATCGCAAACATTTCCAACCGTGAGATCGAGGTCTGGCCTATCCCGCGAGTCGGGACATTTATCACTCGCCGCAGGCTCACCGTCTCGTATGGGTTCAATGCCAAGCGCAGGTAGGCGAGAAT is a genomic window of Armatimonadota bacterium containing:
- a CDS encoding 5'-nucleotidase, whose amino-acid sequence is MSMFKKIIIVAAVLAIAASAACAESVQSKSALSNQDAEKAETSVCDLIADAVRAELNTDIAFVAASEAKAKDKPFDAGQIYSSDINALVSYPDDPLAEVLLTGKAVRQALEKSVSIYPQPNLGFLQISGLEFTFDASKNVGERVTSVSVGGAPLIDSRTYTVALTNSMANGALGYWKIWSAEDVKYRHSDKSITKAVEDFMTANKTIDYSTLGRIKAAK
- a CDS encoding M28 family peptidase, whose translation is MCAALTAVIGCRPGGTSASVPTFDENRAFSLLTKQVEFGPRYPGTDGHKAAAEFIQAQLKPYADGVKVQEFSKTVRGKYLEMQNIVAHFNPDAKKHILLSAHWDSRPTADMEIDPEKKKQPIPGANDGGSGVAVLLELARMFAKQKPDVGVVMVFFDGEDYGPGEPEMFLGSKYFAKNLADGSSYNGKLIKIDYGILLDMVGDKDLQIPKEQKSVSAASDVVEKVWSMADKLGYRDVFTPGVGMSIEDDHLPLIDAGVKCIDVIDFNYGPWHTLDDTPDKCSPKSLKTVGEVIANVVYAEKVERN
- a CDS encoding RidA family protein, producing MRVKVETTNAPAAIGPYSQAIKANGFLFISGQIPINPATGQMDAVDAVTQTKQVMENLKGILASQGMTFEDVVKTTIFLMDISDFSRVNDVYASYMQSDAPARSTVQVAALPRGAKVEIEAIAVLP
- a CDS encoding uroporphyrinogen decarboxylase family protein, translated to MMTSRERMMIALENGRPDRLPCQVHGWMQYYLDHYLGGIDWYQAYEMFDMDFAIYGGPAYKYDEKDCAGWQKNHIDLGTDDRGDRLWEETITTPSGTLHHKGANNVFTGWETEPLIKTEADFEIWNKHYCVPISADFTYLREAREKLGDRGIIRVSPFSPGQGSPWQSFCTMIGTEEAIMMAMDKPDYLHYVLDEILKKTLRVTEMWKGIPADMVETGGGAGSNTVISPTMFKEFCLPYDKQQAEAFHKVGLKVVYHLCGGLMKMLDMVVENGADGLETMTPPSMGGDCDLAEASRRVGDKLFFIGGFDQNAGFEKGTPEAARKLVFECFEATKDHAGYIISPSDHFFFGDPANLKAFADACKQCRY
- the panB gene encoding 3-methyl-2-oxobutanoate hydroxymethyltransferase, which produces MEKKKVTAPVLAKMKAAGEKISVLTAYDYPMGKILDEADVDVALVGDSLGRVVLGYDSELKVTMEDMIRHSAAVSRGVRRALLVCDMPFLSYQISEEDAVRNAGRLVSEGNAEVVKLEGGEHMASTIRKIINAGIPVVGHLGLTPQSVHQIGGLRKVGKDAEGAQKIKKDALILQDAGVCAIVLEAIPDGLAKEVTESLSIPTIGIGSGPYCDGQVLVTHDLLGMFDKFKPSFVKQYADVWQVMLKAFTEYSSEVKGGIFPERKAK
- a CDS encoding DnaJ domain-containing protein, yielding MKTTRNYYEILGLPHDATEAQIKRRHKQLVRKYHPDVAEDKQLAHRLFIQIQEAYDTLTDPAARQDYDAKLNSQTTKPAGGPGFERSGNPETGRPRYTSEVAGHIKDAQFAYVQRRFHEAANHCKQALKLDPHNARAHVVMGDIYKAQGRLTNAVRSYSYAIQYNPSDRVAEKKLMDLVGKQVAHTTTVTGKSASQTRLAALNMIWWAIAVFLIVAIHISPGEPVKWLREYIPYISLWSWNLVVLMAASSMVIGILISINGLVKNPDEELVFDASGGNWAVIPTGLILLLGSGFFFLGAAIFYIVASLVQWSISKSVLITFTCVVGVVLLSSLTYRPDAIKQVLLFGGNVSFFSMLIGWYIGASFRPLSG
- a CDS encoding type II secretion system F family protein; amino-acid sequence: MAIYSYKVKDRAGNTRTGTLEADDEHQAAAMIREAGGFPMEIRPAKSSRSASSEGPSGNVFLHYLVYPFWTGISLRSLLFFYRQLTTTLAAGMSLSESLRGIGQRARGPLGRIARMMQARVQNGGPLSEEMSRHAHVFAPLDIALIRAGEQSGLLEPMADRIASHLEFEITVRRRIITATFYPVLVLLLIFFEPALIALVVDSAQAAAHIVWAQFRMIGIPILIALIVCRFLFQYKPVRYAWDIVKIQPPILGTMARKIAMSRFSKTLALLYSSGVPIAQAVSISADACANVAIGGRVKKVIPALNNGQSLAKSLQETGMLLPVVVDMLDIGEKTGSYDDTLQKVAEYMDDETKTTLRKLPVVLFVLMMLVAGFFTYVQVSGGYTQYVHQTMESGF
- a CDS encoding type II secretion system F family protein gives rise to the protein MGLFRYEAVDNSGKIVRGAMDAHDEQQVAQKLARMGYSARAVYPPSGAQASARTGAQVAARSVIGRVLPQNESVPISVKSCASAAALAMFFRQLATLVKSGRPLFQSATDIRVSNRKIRSVLPVIQESIRSGKKLSGAMAEYSRLFPVHAVASIWCGELAGKLDIALEEVAADFEREASDTRYGRIGWFITKLTFILFIIQAPFLNLNTMLTAVAGKGLPAVEKYFAQGFRVAMPVIIALLVWWEVWGYIKRVPVVRLALDTMLIKMPIWGKVHRFAAISRFFHMMDSLMSAGISSDTAWDAASLTPRNSEMARKLKLARRTAPPNSGVVALLEHSGVFDLDDLGMVSAGEKSGRLPEAMAKISEFYTDRAAAQKTIGKAWSITLLMILQGALTVLAVYFMASGYRDYLLPMLNF